From a single Ascaphus truei isolate aAscTru1 chromosome 2, aAscTru1.hap1, whole genome shotgun sequence genomic region:
- the LOC142488180 gene encoding mas-related G-protein coupled receptor member H-like, with amino-acid sequence MNESYSGSSNNASVEELNGTVESQSRIQRSAYALPLTIISLAICVIGLVGNGIVFWFLCFKIKRSQFTIYILNLAVADFTFLAGLLVLLLYIFCLLNKLKKSMAVLKYIVLLTGLLYNLGFNTGIYILMAIGLERCLAVLYPFWYRCQRPPKQSTYVCTMFWMLSALVTGLESFVCSGGQQYLTPGSESCTKVYFFTSALYLIVVPIMLLSSLMILLHIQKASEHCHPPRLYIVIVASVTIFLISVVPARVLGLLIYYNILSLDTFLIAFFYVTSVCSAINCSANPYIYMLVGRWRNHMSEESSIKQSLETVFNEDTERQPMGQC; translated from the coding sequence ATGAACGAATCCTACAGTGGCTCCAGCAACAATGCATCAGTGGAAGAATTGAATGGAACTGTTGAAAGTCAATCTCGGATTCAAAGAAGCGCTTATGCTTTACCCTTGACCATCATTTCTTTAGCTATATGTGTTATAGGGTTAGTGGGCAATGGGATTGTATTTTGGTTTCTCTGCTTTAAGATTAAGAGAAGCCAGTTTACAATCTACATTCTCAACCTAGCAGTAGCTGATTTCACTTTTCTTGCTGGCCTTTTGGTTttgttgttgtatatattctgttTGCTAAATAAGTTAAAGAAATCAATGGCTGTGCtgaaatatattgttctattaactGGGTTGCTTTATAATTTAGGGTTTAACACTGGCATTTATATTCTTATGGCCATAGGTTTGGAGAGATGCCTTGCTGTTCTTTATCCTTTTTGGTATAGATGCCAACGCCCCCCAAAACAGTCAACCTATGTGTGCACCATGTTTTGGATGCTGTCAGCTCTGGTAACTGGACTAGAAAGTTTTGTCTGCAGTGGTGGACAACAGTATCTTACTCCAGGGTCAGAAAGCTGCACAAAAGTCTATTTTTTCACTTCGGCATTGTATCTCATTGTTGTTCCTATTATGCTTCtttccagtttgatgattctacTCCACATACAAAAAGCCTCAGAGCACTGCCACCCTCCCAGGCTTTACATTGTTATTGTTGCTAGTGTAACAATTTTCCTAATTTCTGTGGTCCCTGCAAGGGTATTAGGCCTTCTTATATACTATAATATTCTCTCTTTAGATACATTTTTGATCGCTTTTTTTTATGTCACATCTGTTTGTTCTGCCATTAACTGCAGTGCTAATCCTTATATTTACATGCTTGTAGGCAGATGGAGGAATCACATGTCTGAAGAGAGTTCCATAAAACAATCATTAGAGACAGTGTTCAACGAAGACACAGAAAGACAACCTATGGGTCAATGTTAA